The following are from one region of the Capsicum annuum cultivar UCD-10X-F1 chromosome 1, UCD10Xv1.1, whole genome shotgun sequence genome:
- the LOC107876142 gene encoding uncharacterized protein LOC107876142 codes for MVSAETNGNNSASMKLIDGRKLAYKERGVPKEKSNYRIIFVHGFDSSKERDFLAPQELMNTLGIYIIQFDRAGYGGSDPNPKRSLRSEASDIEELANHLELGSKFHIIGFSMGSYPTWSCIKHLSHRLAGVAFVAPIVNYQWPSLPKSVTKNDGRTRWYKRMTLVARYAPKLLHWWMIRKTSRTTPTNNSKPTYFTDKDLELLKNAPGFQFLTAEKIKSRSVFNNLRSDFLVAFSKWDFDPLELSNPFPENDKRLVHIWHGCEDRFINLKRQRHVSERLPWIQYHEVRDGGHLLIYDTIVCEAILKSLLLGEDTPLYTPKFSS; via the exons ATGGTTTCTGCAGAAACCAATGGTAATAATTCAGCAAGTATGAAATTAATTGATGGAAGGAAATTGGCTTACAAAGAAAGAGGTGTTCCTAAGGAAAAATCAAATTACAGAATCATTTTTGTTCATGGATTTGACAGTTCCAAAGAAAGAGATTTTCTTGCACCCCAG GAACTCATGAACACACTGggaatatatataattcaatttgaTCGAGCTGGATATGGTGGAAGTGATCCAAATCCAAAACGATCACTAAGGAGTGAAGCATCTGACATTGAGGAATTGGCTAATCACTTGGAATTAGGATCCAAATTCCACATAATTGGTTTTTCAATGGGATCTTACCCAACCTGGAGTTGCATCAAACATCTATCACATAG GTTAGCAGGGGTGGCATTTGTGGCTCCCATCGTCAATTACCAATGGCCTTCTCTGCCGAAATCTGTAACAAAGAATGACGGACGTACGAGGTGGTACAAAAGGATGACTTTGGTTGCAAGATATGCTCCTAAGTTATTGCATTGGTGGATGATCCGAAAAACATCTCGTACCACTCCTACTAATAATTCAAAACCTACATATTTTACTGACAAGGACTTGGAGCTTTTGAAGAATGCACCTGGATTTCAGTTTCTTACCGCG GAAAAGATAAAGAGCAGAAGTGTTTTCAACAACCTCCGCAGCGACTTCCTTGTGGCGTTTAGTAAATGGGATTTTGATCCTTTGGAGCTTAGTAATCCTTTTCCTGAAAATGATAAACGTCTTGTTCACATCTGGCATGGGTGTGAAGACAGATTTATTAATTTGAAACGACAAAGACATGTATCAGAAAGATTACCTTGGATTCAATATCATGAAGTTCGTGATGGCGGACATTTGTTGATCTACGATACCATTGTCTGTGAAGCCATCTTAAAGTCTCTTTTGCTTGGAGAGGACACACCACTTTATACACCTAAATTTTCTTCCTAA